From the genome of Apodemus sylvaticus chromosome 3, mApoSyl1.1, whole genome shotgun sequence, one region includes:
- the Dnaja1 gene encoding dnaJ homolog subfamily A member 1 — protein MVKETTYYDVLGVKPNATQEELKKAYRKLALKYHPDKNPNEGEKFKQISQAYEVLADSKKRELYDKGGEQAIKEGGAGGGFGSPMDIFDMFFGGGGRMQRERRGKNVVHQLSVTLEDLYNGATRKLALQKNVICDKCEGRGGKKGAVECCPNCRGTGMQIRIHQIGPGMVQQIQSVCMECQGHGERISPKDRCKSCNGRKIVREKKILEVHIDKGMKDGQKITFHGEGDQEPGLEPGDIIIVLDQKDHAVFTRRGEDLFMCMDIQLVEALCGFQKPISTLDNRTIVITSHPGQIVKHGDIKCVLNEGMPIYRRPYEKGRLIIEFKVNFPENGFLSPDKLSLLEKLLPERKEVEETDEMDQVELVDFDPNQERRRHYNGEAYEDDEHHPRGGVQCQTS, from the exons ATGGTGAAAGAAACCACTTACTATGATGTTTTGGGGGTCAAACCCAATGCCACCCAGGAAGAATTGAAAAAGGCATACAGAAAATTGGCCTTGAAGTACCACCCTGATAAGAATCCAAATGAAGGAGAAAAG TTTAAACAGATTTCTCAAGCTTATGAAGTTCTTGCTGATTCCAAGAAAAGGGAATTATATGATAAAGGAGGCGAGCAGGCGATTAAAGAGGGCGGAGCAGGTGGTGGCTTTGGCTCCCCCATGGATATCTTTGATATGTTctttggaggaggaggaagaatgcaaagagaaaggagag GTAAAAATGTTGTTCATCAGCTCTCAGTGACCTTAGAAGACTTGTATAATGGTGCAACAAGAAAACTGGCTCTGCAAAAGAATGTGATTTGTGACAAATGTGAAG GCCGAGGTGGTAAGAAAGGAGCAGTAGAGTGCTGTCCCAACTGCCGGGGAACAGGCATGCAAATCAGGATTCATCAGATTGGACCGGGAATGGTTCAGCAGATTCAGTCGGTCTGCATGGAGTGCCAGGGTCATGGAGAACGCATCAGTCCTAAAGACAGATGTAAAAGCtgcaatggaagaaagatagttCGAGAGAAGAAAATTTTAGAAGTTCATATTGATAAGG GCATGAAAGATGGTCAGAAGATAACATTCCACGGAGAAGGAGACCAAGAACCAGGACTGGAGCCAGGAGATATTATCATTGTGTTAGATCAGAAGGACCATGCTGTTTTTACAAG GCGGGGAGAAGACCTTTTCATGTGTATGGACATACAGCTGGTTGAAGCATTGTGCGGCTTCCAAAAGCCAATATCTACTCTTGACAACCGAACCATAGTTATCACTTCTCATCCAG GTCAGATTGTCAAGCATGGGGATATAAAATGTGTGCTAAATGAAGGTATGCCAATATACCGTCGGCCATATGAAAAGGGACGTCTAATCATTGAGTTTAAG gtAAACTTTCCTGAAAATGGCTTTCTCTCTCCTGATAAACTCTCTTTGCTGGAAAAACTCCTTCCTGAAAGGAAGGAAGTAGAAGAGACTGATGAAATGGATCAGGTAGAACTGGTGGACTTTGATCCAAATCAGGAAAGACGGCGTCATTATAATGGAGAAGCGTATGAGGATGATGAACATCACCCCAGAGGTGGCGTTCAGTGTCAGACCTCTTAA